The proteins below come from a single Malus sylvestris chromosome 3, drMalSylv7.2, whole genome shotgun sequence genomic window:
- the LOC126614775 gene encoding dicarboxylate transporter 1, chloroplastic-like, whose protein sequence is MASIALTTSTSTSTLPSLRSRTPFPKSLLLKPFPASQTRRNSLKTAAFGFNKTLSPLISSPKLPNLTRDFTHSRRGFSVKATVATGGSSITPAKEPWQGAAMKPLIASIATGVILWFVPTPAGVTKNAWQLLSIFLATIVGIITQPLPLGAVALLGLGASVLTKTLTFGAAFSAFGDPIPWLIALAFFFARGFIKTGLGNRIAYQFVSLFGSSSLGLGYSLVFSEALLAPAIPSVSARAGGIFLPLVKSLCVACGSNVGDGTEGKLGSWLMLTCFQTSVISSAMFLTAMAANPLSANLALNTIKQTIGWTDWAKAAIVPGLVSLIVVPLLLYIIYPPEVKSSPDAPKLARERLEKMGPMSKNEIIMAGTLFLTVGLWIFGGILGVDAVTAAILGLSVLLVTGVITWKECLAESVAWDTLTWFAALIAMAGYLNKYGLISWFSQTIVKFVGGLGLSWQASFGILVLLYFYSHYFFASGAAHIGAMFTAFLSVSTALGTPPYFGAMVLAFLSNLMGGLTHYGIGSAPVFYGANYVPLAKWWGYGFLVSVVNIIIWLGVGGVWWKFIGLW, encoded by the exons ATGGCGTCGATCGCCCtcaccacctccacctccacctccaccctCCCCTCCCTCAGATCCCGCACTCCCTTCCCCAAATCGCTACTCCTAAAGCCGTTTCCCGCCTCCCAAACCCGCCGAAACTCCCTCAAAACCGCCGCCTTCGGTTTCAACAAAACCCTCTCCCCCCTCATTTCCTCCCCCAAACTCCCCAATTTAACCCGGGACTTCACTCACTCCCGCCGTGGCTTCTCCGTCAAAGCCACTGTAGCCACCGGTGGGTCCTCCATCACTCCCGCCAAGGAACCATGGCAGGGCGCAGCTATGAAGCCTCTAATCGCGTCGATCGCGACGGGAGTTATCCTCTGGTTCGTCCCTACTCCAGCAGGAGTCACCAAAAACGCGTGGCAGCTTCTCTCCATTTTCCTTGCCACCATCGTCGGTATCATTACTCAGCCCCTGCCTCTCGGAGCCGTCGCCTTGCTCGGCCTCGGCGCCTCCGTCCTCACGAAAACGCTGACTTTCGGCGCTGCTTTCTCCGCCTTCGGAGATCCGATCCCCTGGCTCATCGCCCTCGCCTTCTTCTTCGCCCGAGGCTTCATCAAGACCGGACTCGGAAATCGAATTGCGTACCAGTTCGTCTCCCTCTTTGGTAGCTCCTCTCTGGGGTTAGGGTACAGTCTGGTCTTCAGCGAGGCCTTGCTGGCCCCAGCGATCCCTTCCGTCTCCGCCCGAGCCGGAGGGATTTTCTTGCCGTTGGTGAAGTCCCTCTGCGTCGCCTGCGGCAGCAATGTCGGCGACGGGACCGAGGGTAAGTTGGGGTCGTGGTTGATGCTCACGTGCTTCCAGACTTCGGTGATTTCGTCGGCAATGTTCTTGACGGCCATGGCTGCTAACCCCTTGAGCGCCAACTTGGCATTAAACACGATTAAGCAGACGATTGGGTGGACCGATTGGGCCAAGGCGGCGATTGTGCCAGGTTTGGTGTCGTTGATTGTGGTGCCTCTGCTGTTGTACATTATATACCCGCCGGAGGTGAAGAGCAGCCCGGACGCGCCAAAGCTTGCAAGGGAGAGGCTGGAGAAGATGGGGCCAATGTCtaaaaatgagattatcatgGCCGGGACTCTGTTTCTTACg GTGGGGCTTTGGATTTTCGGAGGAATTTTGGGTGTGGATGCTGTAACTGCTGCTATTCTTGGATTATCTGTTCTCCTCGTTACTGGTGTTATTACATGGAAGGAGTGCTTAGCTGAATCAGTGGCCTGGGATACACTTACTTGGTTTGCTGCACTCATAGCAATGGCTGGGTATCTCAATAAATATGGTCTCATTTCTTGGTTTAGCCAGACCATAGTTAAG TTTGTTGGCGGATTGGGTCTTTCATGGCAAGCGTCTTTTGGCATTCTGGTTCTTCTATATTTCTACTCTCACTACTTCTTCGCCAGTGGAGCTGCTCATATCGGTGCCATGTTTACAGCATTCTTGTCTGTTTCTACTGCCCTTGGTACTCCTCCATACTTTGGAGCGATGGTGCTTGCATTCCTCTCCAACCTCATGGGTGGTCTTACCCATTACGGCATTGGATCAGCACCTGTTTTCTATGGTGCTAACTACGTCCCACTTGCCAAGTGGTGGGGTTACGGATTCCTTGTATCCGTGGTCAACATCATTATTTGGCTTGGAGTTGGAGGGGTTTGGTGGAAGTTCATCGGCTTGTGGTAA